In Amia ocellicauda isolate fAmiCal2 chromosome 5, fAmiCal2.hap1, whole genome shotgun sequence, a genomic segment contains:
- the LOC136749039 gene encoding uncharacterized protein LOC136749039 encodes MPERGEGSISESCQNVTSEPMKTQETETVTANQDSRDLYSACDNRFSTEETPYLEVLCAANVTPGQFGLDDIDVTGREAKTEERTNFEKQGSLIAVAWSKQTEESRDTESPCETHMENDGEFPKELDNQLASAEQPNEMSPAAAGDSVFAESIPPAEEYRRQSIEEGLPDGQVIMK; translated from the exons ATGCCAGAGAGAGGCGAAGGATCAATTTCCGAGTCATGTCAAAATGTCACAAGTGAACCAATGAAGACCCAGGAGACTGAGACAGTCACTGCTAACCAGGACAGTAGGGATCTCTATTCAG CTTGTGATAATAGATTCAGCACTGAAGAAACGCCCTATTTAGAAGTATTATGTGCCGCAAATGTGACTCCAGGGCAATTTGGACTGGATGACATTGATGTTACAGGCAGAGAAGCAAAGACTGAAGAGAGGACAAACTTTGAAAAGCAAGGATCTCTAATTGCAGTGGCTTGGagcaaacaaacagaagaaTCGAGAGACACTGAG TCACCTTGTGAAACGCATATGGAAAATGATGGAGAGTTTCCCAAGGAGTTGGATAATCAACTAGCCTCTGCCGAGCAGCCAAATGAGATGAGCCCTGCGGCTGCTGGAGATTCGGTCTTTGCTGAAAGCATTCCTCCAGCTGAAGAATACCGGAGGCAGTCAATTGAAGAAGGACTCCCCGATGGCCaagtaataatgaaataa